From Fusobacterium varium:
AAATTCAGGAGATTTCAACAGAGGAATAATAAATGAAAAATTAAATGTTCTTATGGGAATAGAAGGACTTAGAGCAATAAAGAAAAATTTAGATTGGCTGGATACTTTTTATCAATTAGGTTTTAGACATGCATCTCTTACATGGAATGAAGAAAATGATCTTGGAACAGGGGCCAAAGGAGATGAAAATAGAGGGATAACAGAAACTGGTAAAGCAGCAATAGAAAAAATGAATGAATTAGGAATGATTGTGGATGTATCTCATTCAAATGAAAAAACTTTCTGGGGTATTTATGAAACAAGTAATAAGCCTATAATTGCTTCTCATTCAAATGCCAGAAGTCTTTGTGATCATGTAAGAAATTTAACTGATGATCAAATTAAAGCAGTGGCAGAGAGCGGAGGATTAGTGGGAGCAGTTGCATATAAAGGCTTTGTAGATTTAGAAAAGGAAAAACAGACAATAGAAAGATATGTAGATCATATAGACTATATGGTATCACTGGCAGGAATTAAACATGTTGGTTTAGGATTTGATTTTTGTGAATATCTTTATACTGGAAGAACAGGAAAAGATATGAATCCAAAAGGTTTAGAAGATGCTTCTTATGCACAGAATGTTATAGAAGAATTGAGAAAGAGAGAATATTCAGAAGAAGATATAAGAAAAATAGCATATGAAAATTTTATGAGGGTAATAGAAATAAACTTGGAAAAATAATTCTAGATTGAAAGGATGGAATATGGAAAAAAAATTATTAATATATGATTCATTTACAACAGAACTTTTTAAAGGAAATCCAGCTGGAGTTTTGCTGGGAGCTGATGGGTTAAAGAATGAAGAAATGCAGAATATAGCAAAAGAACTTGGATATCCTGAAACTGTATTTTTATTTTTAAACGAACATGGAAAAATAAAAGTAAAATTTTTTACTCCAAAAGAAGAAATAGATTTATGTGGTCATGCAACTATAGCTTATGGAACTGCACTTGTAGAGTGTGGAATAATAAAAGTTGAAGAAGGGGAAAATCAAATAAATATGGAAACTAATTTGGGAACTCTTCCTATTGTTATAAAAATAAAAAATAAAAAAATAGATAATATAATGATGTACCAAGCTTCACCTAAGATAGATAGAAGTTTTACTGTAAATAAAATAGAATTAGGAGAGGCATTAAATATATCTCCTGATAGTTTTGCAGATGATATAGAAATAATAAAAGCATATACTGGTGTTTGGGATTTGATGATACCATTAAAAAGAAAAGAAGCATTGAATGAAATAATTGGAGATATGGAAAAAATAAAAAAAATAAGTAAGGAATTAGATATAATATCTCTTCATCCATTTTATATAGAAAAAACAGAAAGTAAAACAAAGCTTTATGCCAGAAATTTTGCTCCAATAGTTGATATAGATGAGGAAGCTGCAACTGGAACATCTAATGGGGCATTAATTTATTATTTATATACAATAGGAGAAATAAAAGCTAATGAAAATGTTGTTGTTACACAAGGAGAGAAATTAGGTAGGAAAAGTGAAATAATGGGAAAAATTCAAATTAAAAAAGAAAAAATAGATGTGCTTATTGGTGGAACCGCAGTAAAATTTGTAGAAGGCAAAATAGAAATATAATATTATAAAAAAGATGGCAGTTAGCCATCCTTTTTATTTAAAGACTATTTATATTATTCTGCAATCACAGTCATCTTCTACAACCATAAGATTATCAAGATTTTTTCTAGCTAAGTATAAAATGCCTCCCATTACAAAGAGCAACACAGAAAGAGAAAAGAAAATAGTGAGAAATCCCATATCTTGGGTAAAACCAGCAACTTTACCAGAAATAATACTTGCAAAAAACATAGTCATATACCATAATCCCATAAAAAATGTAGAATATCTTTTTGGGGAAAGACAATTGAACATAGCAATACCAATAGGAGCTATACAAAGTTCGGATAAAGTATTAAAAACATAAGCAAAAATAATAAAAATCATATTTGCTTTCATATTACCAGAAGTTAGAACTGAAACAGTCATGAAGGCAAAAGCTGTACCCATAGAAAATATGCCAAGAGAAATTTTAACAGGTATAGTTATATTTTTTTTGCGAAGCTGATTCCATACTAACGCTAGTATTGGAGAAAAAGTGATTCCAAGTATAGCATTTAATGCAGCAAACCAAGGAACAGGAACTATAAATCCAAAAAGGTTTCTATTAACATGATCTCTTGCATATAAAGTGATAGAACTAAATGATTGATAAAAAGAAGTCCAAAATAAAATAACAAATATTGATATTATTCCCATAGCTTTTATTCTTTTTTTTTCATTTTCAGTAAAATCAAAAGAAAAAATTGATTTTTTTTCAGTTTTATATGTATAACAAGGTGTTTTTCCAGTATTTTCTAAATATTTGGGAGCAAGACAGAAAAAAGCAAGAGTCCAGATAATACCTATAATACTGCAAATAAAAAACATAGGTTTATAGCCATAATGTATAATTTCTCCAGTAATATTTTTTACAGCAAAAAATTTATCAGCTACTAATCCAGCTGTAAAAGGTGCAAGAAAAGAACCTAAATTTATAAACATATAAAAAAGACTATAAGCAATCTCTCTTTCAAGAGTACTTTTATGTGAATAGATATTACCTACAAGATTAGTACCATTTGCTTTAAAGAACCCATTTCCTATAATAATTGAAAGAAGGCTGAAATATAATTGATAAATACCTGAACTTGTAAATAAAAGAAAGTTTCCAAGAGATATAAAGATTCCTCCTAGAATAATAGATTTTTGCTGTCCTAAATATCTATCAGATAACCATCCTCCAATAAGTGGAGTAAGGTGTAATACTCCTACATAAAGTCCATAAAGAGAAGTAGCTTCTTTAGGTGAAAGTCCAATTCCACCTTTAGTGACAGAAGCGGTAAAATAAAGAACAAGTAATGTTGAGATTCCATGATATGAAAATCTTTCCCAAGTAATAGTAAAACACATAAGCCAAAAAGAACTAGGATATTTTTTTTTGAGATTATTTATAAAATCTAACAACATAAAAATCCTCCAAAATATTCAATAGAAATTATTTATTCTGCTATTATATAGCATTTTTTTTGAAATTAAAAGTAAAATAAAAAGAGGCTGTTGCAAATTCAAAATGGCCCAATTACCCAAAAAGCTGACTTGAAGTTTTCTTCTTGTTAGCTTTTTCTTTTAAAATAAAAAAAGGTATAAAATACTAAAAATTTTTTCAAATTTCTAATATAATATACCTATGCAAAAACCAACTAATAATAACATTTTTTTTCAATTAAATCAACCTAAACTTTTTAACTTTTTACAATATGAAATTTCTGATAATGATCCTGTAAGAAAACTTAGCTCAATATTGGAGGGATTAGATTTTAGTAGTTTAATGCAAGTATTTTCTTACAAAACAAAGGTACATCCTATCAGAATGTTTTCTATCATTGTTTATGCCTATTCGCGCAATTTAACTTCTACTAGAGATATAGAAATGGCTTGCCGTGAAAATATTAAATTCAGGTTTCTTTTACAAGATTCTAAAATTCCTGATCACTCTACTATTTCTAGATTCTTAGTAAAAACTGAAGATATTCTTCCAGATCTATTTGAACAATTCGTTGAAAAAATTTTTGAAATGGAAAATATTTCCACTGAAACAATATATATTGATGGCACTAAAATTGAAGCATATGCTAATAAATATTCATTTGTTTGGAAAAAATCTATTGAGAAATATAGAACTAGATTAGATGAAAAAATTCTTGAATTAATTTCAAATTTTAATGATGATTTCAACTTACAATATGACAACTTCCTTGAAATATATTCATATCTTTCTAATTTGAATTTTCAAATAGTCAAAGGCAGAGGAAAACGAAAATCTAAAGAGCAAAAGTATTTAGAATTATGCGCAGAATACTTAGAAAAGTATCAAAAATATTCTAATCATTTTAAAAATCTTAATGGTAGAAATAGCTATTCAAAAACTGATATAGATGCTACTTTTATGAGAATGAAAGATGACCATATGAGAAATGGTCAATTAAAACCTGGATATAATCTACAAATAGGAGTGATTAGTGAATATATTTCTTCATATGAAATTTTTTCTAACCCTTCTGATTCTAAAACTTTGATTCCATTTTTAGAGAAAATTTCATCTCAAAATTTAGAAATTAAAAATATTGTAGCTGATGCAGGATATGAAAGTATTTCAAATTATGAATATTTGGAAAAAATGGACTATACTTCATATATAAAACCAATATATTTTGAAAAATCTAAAATCAGAAAGTTTAAAAATGATTTAAACAGAGTAGAAAATTTAATATATAATAATTCTGAAAATAAGCTATTTAGAAAAGATGGATTAGAATTAGAATTTCTATACTCTAACAAAAATAATACAGTTCAATATTTTTGGAATCCTGAAACTAACAAAAAAATTAAGTACAATGCGAGATTTAGAATTTTATCAAATAAATCAAAAGAGAATGTATCAAGCAATTATGGAAAACAATTAAGAATGAACAGAAGTATTCAAGTAGAAGGTGCTTTTGCAGTTTTGAAAGAAGATATGAAATTGCGAAAATTAAAAGTTCGAAGTAAAAAAAGTGTTTTAAGAGAAATATGTTTGTTTTGTATCGCTTACAACTTCAACAGATATCTAAGCAGAAATATAAATAATCGCTTAGGAACAACACTTCACTCATTAAAAGTAGCTTAGATAAATAAAAAATCATCTACTTCTTTTTTTGATACTTAAAAATAAATATAAAAATATAAATTAGCAGAAATCTATAAAATAGATTTCTATTTTTTTATAAAAAATAAGAGAAGCTGCACAAATTAGTTTATCAATCACTAATTTGCAACAGCCCCAGAAATTTTGAATTAGTACTTAAATTTTCTGAATGCATGTTTGTCAGCACCGCAAGGAGGGCAAGTCCAGTCTTCTGGAAGATCATTAAAAGAAGTTCCAGCTTTGATACCATGATCTACATCTCCAACAGCGGGATCATAAACATATCCACAAACTTCACACATAAATTTTTCAACTTCATTAGTGTCGTGTTCTTTAAGCTCAGCAAATGCGTGTTTATCAGCACCGCAAGGAGGGCAAGTCCAGTCTTCTGGAAGATCATTAAAAGAAGTTCCAGCTTTGATACCATGATCTACATCTCCGACAGCAGGGTCATAAACATATCCACAAACTTCACATATATATTTTTTCATAGGTAAACCTCCAATAAATTTTTCTAAATTGCCTATAAGGATTATATCATGATTTTTATAAAGGGTAAATATGGAATTATAAAATTGAATTGTTGAATTTTGAATTTTCTTCCAGTGCTTTAACAAGATGTTTATCAATGAGATAGAGTCTTCTGCACACCTCTCTTGATATATTCAAAAGAAATTTATTAAATAAGGTTATATTAACTTTAGATAACCTATGCAAGGACATTTTTGAAAACTGCAGTACAGATAATTCACTCATAGCAACAGCAGTTCCAATATATGGAAGTATACCAATAAGTGCAACTTCTCCAAAACAATTTCCAGTAGTAAAAGTTCCAATATCAAAATCAGTTTCATCTTTTCTATGAAAAAGTTTAACAATACCATTTTCAATTATATAAATATTATTAGGAGAACTATCTTGTTCAAAAATAATTTCTCCTTTTTTATAATTTTTTAAAATCATTAATGAAAGCATTTCTTTTACTTCTTCTTTGGTAAGAGCACTGAATAGAGGGGTTTTTTCAATTACTTTAAATATAGTAGAATATTCATCCATAAAAAATTGGTCTTTCATAAAAATTTCCCTCCTCGTAAGTTAAGTTTTAAATAAAATAAATATGTATATTATAATAATATACTAAATAAAGTTTGAAAATCCTCTAAATAAAGAAAAACAGTTAGAAATATGGTTACTTTACTGAATATTAAAGAGAAAGTTTTAAATTTTAAAAAAAAATTTAGAATTTCTATTGACTTTTAAAAAAAGTCAAAGTATACTTATATTGAAAGAAATGTGTTATATTTTTAGAAAAAGCATGTATATATATCATAAATATAGCTTATCTAGAAATCAAATGACATAGCAAGCGTATAGGACAATTGAATATTTATTATAAAAATAGAGGTGCATTTATGGAGGTAGTATGGAGATGCTAAGAGAAAAAGCTCTCAATGCTTCATGCGAAGGACGTAGTTGCCGAAAGAGGAAAGATTGCTTATGGTCTTTTTTCTTGGGGGTTGCAGAAATATGCAACAACTGTCACATTTATTGTGGAGAGCTATTTTGGGTTGAGTAAAATCAAGATCAAATCATGCTTACAGTTTAACTATGTCTATTATCACATGCATCTTTTTTAATTTTTTGAAAATTTAAATTTAAGGAATTTAGGAGGAAAAATTATGAAATCAATGATCAGACTAAGAATGAGTTCTCATGATGCACATTATGGAGGAAATTTAGTTGATGGTGCTAGAATGCTGCAGTTGTTTGGAGATGTTGCTACTGAACTTTTAATTCAAATGGATGGAGATGAGGGTTTATTTAAAGCATATGACAGTGTAGAATTTATGGCCCCTGTGTTTGCTGGAGATTTTATAGAAGCTGTTGGTGAAATAGTAAGTTCTGGAAACA
This genomic window contains:
- a CDS encoding putative transcriptional regulator, whose product is MKDQFFMDEYSTIFKVIEKTPLFSALTKEEVKEMLSLMILKNYKKGEIIFEQDSSPNNIYIIENGIVKLFHRKDETDFDIGTFTTGNCFGEVALIGILPYIGTAVAMSELSVLQFSKMSLHRLSKVNITLFNKFLLNISREVCRRLYLIDKHLVKALEENSKFNNSIL
- a CDS encoding putative transposase, whose translation is MQKPTNNNIFFQLNQPKLFNFLQYEISDNDPVRKLSSILEGLDFSSLMQVFSYKTKVHPIRMFSIIVYAYSRNLTSTRDIEMACRENIKFRFLLQDSKIPDHSTISRFLVKTEDILPDLFEQFVEKIFEMENISTETIYIDGTKIEAYANKYSFVWKKSIEKYRTRLDEKILELISNFNDDFNLQYDNFLEIYSYLSNLNFQIVKGRGKRKSKEQKYLELCAEYLEKYQKYSNHFKNLNGRNSYSKTDIDATFMRMKDDHMRNGQLKPGYNLQIGVISEYISSYEIFSNPSDSKTLIPFLEKISSQNLEIKNIVADAGYESISNYEYLEKMDYTSYIKPIYFEKSKIRKFKNDLNRVENLIYNNSENKLFRKDGLELEFLYSNKNNTVQYFWNPETNKKIKYNARFRILSNKSKENVSSNYGKQLRMNRSIQVEGAFAVLKEDMKLRKLKVRSKKSVLREICLFCIAYNFNRYLSRNINNRLGTTLHSLKVA
- a CDS encoding putative peptidase, producing the protein MKIFDGHADIWFDVSAKRKNEEEHIVKKYHLDRFKAGNIMGGIFIAYLDENAVDEEKEMMWMINSTIHEIKKNEELYNIIKNSGDFNRGIINEKLNVLMGIEGLRAIKKNLDWLDTFYQLGFRHASLTWNEENDLGTGAKGDENRGITETGKAAIEKMNELGMIVDVSHSNEKTFWGIYETSNKPIIASHSNARSLCDHVRNLTDDQIKAVAESGGLVGAVAYKGFVDLEKEKQTIERYVDHIDYMVSLAGIKHVGLGFDFCEYLYTGRTGKDMNPKGLEDASYAQNVIEELRKREYSEEDIRKIAYENFMRVIEINLEK
- a CDS encoding putative isomerase gives rise to the protein MEKKLLIYDSFTTELFKGNPAGVLLGADGLKNEEMQNIAKELGYPETVFLFLNEHGKIKVKFFTPKEEIDLCGHATIAYGTALVECGIIKVEEGENQINMETNLGTLPIVIKIKNKKIDNIMMYQASPKIDRSFTVNKIELGEALNISPDSFADDIEIIKAYTGVWDLMIPLKRKEALNEIIGDMEKIKKISKELDIISLHPFYIEKTESKTKLYARNFAPIVDIDEEAATGTSNGALIYYLYTIGEIKANENVVVTQGEKLGRKSEIMGKIQIKKEKIDVLIGGTAVKFVEGKIEI
- a CDS encoding rubredoxin, with protein sequence MKKYICEVCGYVYDPAVGDVDHGIKAGTSFNDLPEDWTCPPCGADKHAFAELKEHDTNEVEKFMCEVCGYVYDPAVGDVDHGIKAGTSFNDLPEDWTCPPCGADKHAFRKFKY
- a CDS encoding amino acid transporter, which codes for MLLDFINNLKKKYPSSFWLMCFTITWERFSYHGISTLLVLYFTASVTKGGIGLSPKEATSLYGLYVGVLHLTPLIGGWLSDRYLGQQKSIILGGIFISLGNFLLFTSSGIYQLYFSLLSIIIGNGFFKANGTNLVGNIYSHKSTLEREIAYSLFYMFINLGSFLAPFTAGLVADKFFAVKNITGEIIHYGYKPMFFICSIIGIIWTLAFFCLAPKYLENTGKTPCYTYKTEKKSIFSFDFTENEKKRIKAMGIISIFVILFWTSFYQSFSSITLYARDHVNRNLFGFIVPVPWFAALNAILGITFSPILALVWNQLRKKNITIPVKISLGIFSMGTAFAFMTVSVLTSGNMKANMIFIIFAYVFNTLSELCIAPIGIAMFNCLSPKRYSTFFMGLWYMTMFFASIISGKVAGFTQDMGFLTIFFSLSVLLFVMGGILYLARKNLDNLMVVEDDCDCRII